The Punica granatum isolate Tunisia-2019 chromosome 4, ASM765513v2, whole genome shotgun sequence sequence aaaaagataaatgggAAACCTCggaaaatgtatatataactAAATATTATTTGTCGAAAAAAGGCTCATTAAAGTCTACTTGAACAGCACGCTTCTTAAACAAGGGTTATTGTTGGCAATCCCAAGTCGATCACACAATATAGAAAATTAACAGAATATATAACTAAGGGGGATTTTCTTGAGTCTAACGACTGAATATGCAGCCACGCCCGTAcgaaatatttttatactCGGAGAGCAATGTTTCTTATTTatacaaaacaaaaactcCGAGACAGTTAACTGTATGAACAATACAGTTGACTATATTAGACATGTCGAGACTTTATTTTTCGtacaaatacaaaatatttttcttcgaATACGAAAATATTTCATATCAATCGATTGCACATACATGTAGTAGATTGCATTGTACATGTAGTCGACTGTCTCGGCACTATTATTTCGTAACAAGTACGAAAGATTGTTTTCTGAGTATGAAAACATTTTGTGCAGATGCGTGTGGTTAAATATTCAATCGCAGGACCTAAAAATTTTCCGCAAGTAAAGAAGTAGTTCCCACGTGCACTTTTGCCATGATGTAGTTGAGTTGGATCCATTGCTTATTAATGAGGATAcaattgacattttctttttatcgaGTTATAAAGAAAACATGTGGATCTCATAAAATAGATAGGGGAAGGGAAATAAAGAGGTACGCGAAGTTGTACGTGAACAAAATCGAACTCGAACATCTTGGTTCCACACGAAATCATACGCTAGCTATATGCTGATCCGTTTCTAGATATGATTGATATTTAATAGgaagatttcttttttcgatgtgTACCCCAGTATCTGGAAGCCCATCATGTTCCGGCTAATTCAGTTCAAATTAGTCGGCTCACTAAGAGGGTAAAGCTCTTTCggtatggattttctccaacTGGAAGATTCGTTTTGTTTTGGCTATCGTTCTCCCCTCGCATTGTGATCGAACATTGAATGGAATAATGAAGTCCAGGGGGCTAAGCTGTCCTAAAATAAAGTTCAGTGAGAATTTGGTTCCCGTCTTCGGAGTGTAGGGgctatttcataatttacctTTTTCTGAAGGACAACTgtgaaaatataattcatcTGTTATCCTTGACTGAGACGAGACACTCGAAGCTCAGAGTCTCAGACCGATGACCACTCCCGCGAATCCAACCGCTCTACACGCGCCGCCCTTCGTGGCCCTCCGCCCACCGCCCAAATTCCAGTCCCCGCGGCCCGTGGCCTGTGCGATGAGAGCAGCAATGCGAGACGGGAGCTCGAACCGGAGGCAGCTGCACCGAGGGCGACACCTCAGCATCGAAGCCATCCAAGCCGTGCAGGCCCTGAAGCGAGCCGACGGCAGAGGCTGTCGCCTCTCTCTCGAGCGGGAGCTCGATTCCAAGTTCCGGCGTCTCCTGAAGCTCGACATGATCGCCGTCCTACGCGAGCTTCTCAGGCAGAACGAGTGCGCTCTGGTTCTCAAGGTTCGCCCTCTTCCCTCCATTCTCTCTTGTTCGAGTTAATTTCCGGCGATTCTGGAACGTTTGCCTGATGTCATTGGCTCGTTCAGGTGTTTGAAGACATCCGCAAGGAAGAATGGTATAAGCCTCATGTCTCATTGTATGCTGATGCAATTGAAGTTTTCGCGAGCAATGGATTGCTCGAACAGGTTCGAGTTCTTTACTTCGATTTGCGGAGAGAAAGTAACTTGGAGCCTGAACTTGAGGCCTTTAACGATCTACTGAGAACATTCCTAAGTTTTAGCCTTACTGAACTTGCAGTAGACTGTTATACCTTCATGAAAGATGTAGGGTGCGAACCGGACATGACGTTCTTTAGGATTCTTGTAAATGGGTTGGAGTCGACGGGTGAAACAGGCACTTTGCCTATGATAAAACGGGATGCCGTAGCGTGTTATGGTGATTCTCTCGATTTCTTACAGGAGAAAGTAGAGGTCGAGAGCAAGAGTGTGTCGATCCATATGTTAAATTAGGCAGCTACCTAACATGATTTGTATATTGGTTT is a genomic window containing:
- the LOC116205048 gene encoding protein THYLAKOID ASSEMBLY 8-like, chloroplastic isoform X2, yielding MTTPANPTALHAPPFVALRPPPKFQSPRPVACAMRAAMRDGSSNRRQLHRGRHLSIEAIQAVQALKRADGRGCRLSLERELDSKFRRLLKLDMIAVLRELLRQNECALVLKVFEDIRKEEWYKPHVSLYADAIEVFASNGLLEQAQYRPSSLQSQRMLSPTSQNVLVGSCTSHRNQLIAHNLEGRNQWLLESQLGSQEGTSVCDLRTGARSKLHRKMGTPARTKPYGSHHFQTSTHFYPWSMLQQQASTELLLQQESRLLLPLKCRGE